In one window of Tursiops truncatus isolate mTurTru1 chromosome 5, mTurTru1.mat.Y, whole genome shotgun sequence DNA:
- the LOC101340104 gene encoding neuropeptide Y receptor type 2 translates to MKMGPLGAEADENQTVEEMKVEQFGPGHTTPRGELAPNSEPELIDSTKLIEVQIVLILAYCTIILLGVIGNSLVIHVVIKFKSMHTITNFFIANLAVADLLVNTLCLPFTLTYTLMGEWKMGPVLCHLVPYAQGLVVQVSTITLTVIALDRHRCIVYHLESKISKRISFLIIGLAWDISALLANPLAIFREYSLIEIIPDFETVACTEKWPGEEKSIYGTVCSLSSLLILYVLPLDIISVSYTRIWSKLKNHVTPGAANDHYHQRRQKTTKMLVCVVVVFAVSWLPLHAFQLAVDIDNQVLDLKEYKLIFTVFHIIAMCSTVANPLLYGWMNSNYRKAFLSAFFCEQRLDAIHSEVSVTFKAKKNLEATENNGPSDSFTEVTNV, encoded by the coding sequence ATGAAAATGGGCCCATTAGGTGCAGAGGCTGATGAGAACCAGACAGTGGAAGAAATGAAAGTGGAGCAGTTCGGTCCAGGGCACACCACTCCTAGAGGGGAGCTGGCTCCTAACTCTGAGCCAGAGCTTATAGACAGCACGAAGCTGATTGAGGTACAGATCGTCCTTATATTGGCCTATTGCACCATCATCTTGCTTGGAGTGATTGGCAATTCCTTGGTGATCCATGTGGTGATCAAATTCAAGAGCATGCATACAATAACCAACTTTTTTATTGCTAATCTGGCTGTGGCGGATCTTCTGGTGAACACCCTGTGCTTGCCATTTACACTTACTTACACCTTAATGGGGGAGTGGAAAATGGGTCCTGTCCTATGCCACTTGGTGCCTTATGCCCAGGGCCTGGTGGTACAAGTGTCCACCATCACCTTGACAGTAATTGCCCTAGACCGGCATCGTTGCATTGTCTACCACCTGGAGAGCAAGATTTCCAAGCGAATCAGCTTCTTGATTATTGGTTTGGCTTGGGACATCAGTGCCCTGCTAGCAAACCCCCTGGCCATCTTCCGGGAGTATTCACTGATTGAGATTATTCCGGACTTTGAGACTGTGGCCTGTACTGAGAAGTGGCCTGGTGAGGAGAAGAGCATCTATGGCACTGTCTGCAGTCTTTCTTCCTTATTAATCCTGTATGTTTTGCCTCTGGACATTATCTCTGTTTCCTATACTCGTATCTGGAGTAAACTTAAGAACCATGTCACCCCTGGAGCTGCTAATGACCACTACCATCAGCGGAGGCAAAAAACCACCAAAATGctggtgtgtgtggtggtggtatTTGCAGTCAGCTGGTTGCCGCTCCATGCCTTCCAACTTGCTGTCGACATTGACAACCAAGTCTTGGACCTGAAGGAGTACAAACTTATCTTCACTGTGTTCCACATCATTGCTATGTGCTCCACCGTTGCCAACCCCCTTCTCTATGGCTGGATGAACAGCAACTACAGAAAGGCTTTCCTCTCAGCCTTCTTCTGTGAGCAGAGGTTAGACGCCATTCACTCTGAGGTATCTGTGACATTCAAGGCTAAAAAGAACCTAGAAGCCACAGAGAACAATGGTCCCAGTGATTCTTTCACAGAGGTTACCAATGTCTAA